The following coding sequences are from one Onychomys torridus chromosome 16, mOncTor1.1, whole genome shotgun sequence window:
- the Nr4a1 gene encoding nuclear receptor subfamily 4 group A member 1: MPCIQAQYGTPATSPGPRDHLMSDPLVLEFSKPTMDLASPEAAPTAPTTLPSFSTFMDGYTGEFDTFLYQLPGTTQPCSSASSSASSTSSSSSSATSPASASFKFEDFQVYGCYPGTLSGPLDETLSSSGSDYYGSPCSAPSPSTPSFQPPQLSPWDGSFGHFSPSQTYEGLRAWTEQLPKASGPPPPPTFFSFSPPAGPSPSLAQSSLKLFPPPATQQLGEGESYSMPAAFPGLAPTSPNLDTSGILDAPVTSTKARSGASSGSEGRCAVCGDNASCQHYGVRTCEGCKGFFKRTVQKSAKYICLANKDCPVDKRRRNRCQFCRFQKCLAVGMVKEVVRTDSLKGRRGRLPSKPKQPPDVSPTNLLTSLIRAHLDSGPSTAKLDYSKFQELVLPRFGKEDAGDVQQFYDLLSGSLDVIRKWAEKIPGFAELSSGDQDLLLESAFLELFILRLAYRSKPGEGKLIFCSGLVLHRLQCARGFGDWIDSILAFSRSLHSLAVDVPAFACLSALVLITDRHGLQDPRRVEELQNRIASCLKEHMATVAGEPQPASCLSRLLGKLPELRTLCTQGLQRIFYLKLEDLVPPPPIVDKIFMDTLSF, from the exons ATGCCCTGTATCCAAGCCCAGTATGGCACACCAGCAACAAGCCCTGGACCGCGTGACCACTTGATGAGTGACCCCCTGGTCCTTGAGTTTAGCAAGCCTACCATGGACCTAGCCAGCCCTGAGGCAGCACCCACCGCACCTACTACCCTGCCCAGCTTCAGCACCTTCATGGACGGGTACACCGGAGAGTTTGACACCTTCCTATACCAGCTGCCGGGAACAACCCAACCATGCTCCTCCGCTTCTTCGTCAGCCTCCTCCACGTCGTCTTCCTCATCctcagccacctctcctgcctctgcctccttcaagtTTGAGGACTTCCAGGTGTATGGCTGTTATCCCGGCACCCTGAGTGGCCCGTTAGATGAGACCCTATCCTCCAGCGGCTCTGACTACTATGGCAGTCCCTGCTCAGCTCCCTCACCATCTACGCCCAGCTTCCAGCCTCCCCAGCTCTCTCCTTGGGATGGCTCATTTGGTCACTTCTCTCCCAGCCAGACTTATGAAGGCCTTCGGGCATGGACAGAGCAGTTGCCCAAGGCTTCTGGGCCTCCACCACCTCCCACCTTCTTCTCCTTCAGTCCCCCAGCCGGTCCCAGCCCCAGCCTGGCCCAGAGTTCCCTAAAGTTGTTCCCACCACCAGCCACCCAGCAGCTTGGGGAAGGTGAGAGTTATTCCATGCCAGCAGCTTTCCCCGGCTTGGCACCCACTTCTCCAAACCTTGACACTTCTGGGATTCTGGATGCACCTGTGACCTCCACCAAGGCCCGGAGTGGGGCTTCAAGTGGCAGCGAGGGCCGCTGTGCTGTATGTGGGGACAACGCTTCGTGCCAGCATTATGGGGTCCGCACCTGTGAGGGCTGCAAGGGTTTCTTCaag CGCACAGTACAGAAAAGTGCCAAGTACATCTGCCTGGCAAACAAGGACTGCCCTGTGGACAAGAGGCGGCGGAACCGCTGCCAGTTCTGTCGTTTCCAGAAGTGCCTGGCTGTGGGCATGGTGAAGGAAG TTGTCCGGACAGACAGCCTAAAGGGGCGGCGGGGCCGGCTGCCTTCGAAACCCAAGCAGCCCCCGGATGTCTCCCCTACCAATCTCCTTACTTCTCTCATTCGGGCGCATTTGGACTCAGGGCCTAGCACTGCCAAGTTGGATTATTCCAAG TTCCAGGAGCTGGTGCTGCCCCGCTTTGGGAAGGAGGATGCCGGCGATGTGCAGCAGTTTTACGACTTGCTCTCGGGTTCCCTGGACGTTATCCGAAAGTGGGCAGAGAAGATCCCTGGCTTTGCTGAGCTTTCCTCCGGAGACCAAGACCTGCTGCTGGAGTCCGCCTTCCTGGAGCTTTTCATTCTCCGCCTGGCCTACCG ATCTAAGCCCGGTGAAGGGAAGCTCATCTTTTGCTCAGGCCTGGTGTTACACCGGCTACAATGTGCCCGAGGCTTTGGCGACTGGATTGACAGCATCCTGGCCTTCTCACGGTCCCTGCATAGCTTGGCTGTGGATGTCCCTGCCTTTGCCTGCCTATCTGCTCTGGTCCTTATTACCG ACCGACATGGGCTACAGGATCCTCGCCGGGTAGAGGAGCTGCAGAATCGCATTGCCAGCTGCCTGAAGGAACACATGGCTACTGTGGCAGGAGAgccccagccagccagctgcctGTCGCGTCTGCTGGGCAAATTGCCCGAGCTTCGGACCCTCTGCACCCAAGGCCTGCAGCGAATCTTCTACCTCAAGCTGGAGGACCTGGTGCCCCCTCCACCTATTGTGGACAAGATCTTTATGGACACGCTGTCTTTCTGA